The following DNA comes from Capsicum annuum cultivar UCD-10X-F1 chromosome 7, UCD10Xv1.1, whole genome shotgun sequence.
AATTGTTTACTCAAGAgatcatttttcatatgaaagatTCTTGCAAGTTGCTTGATGCTCAGCCACCTGCACATATAGTTCAACCAACTCTTCTTCGCACTTATCTCGATCATCCTTCAGTTTTCCCTTTCCATTAGTGAGTTATGTCACTTGGACGCTTAACTCAAGGACTTCTTCTTCACATTTCTCAAGGGATTTCCTTAGATTTTATTTGtcttcaacaattttatttaagGAGTCAATCAATTTTGAGGCAAGAGATCTCAGCTTGTTGAGGGAGTAATCCTTTAGATTCTCTTTGATATCCAGGAGATTTATAGGTTTATCTTCATTTTCATCAGTGTCTGCCATCAAGGCAAGGAATCACTCCAGCATGCTGCAAGCACCTGACTTGCAATCTTGTCAGCTAAAGATTTTTTGTTATACTTCACAGAAACGCGTTGCTTTCCTCTCTCCCTATCAAtagtttttcttatatattcctTGTTATCAACGTTGTGCATTGGACAGTCCTTGATGTAATGACCTAACTTTCCACACTTGTGATAGGTACCGTTGCCTATTTCTTCCTTGTAATTCTTGCTAGATTCACCCTTTCTGAATCTAACTCTTAACATTTTTAAGCCTTTGGGCACCCTTTTTACAATGTGAGCTGTTTCATTTTCTTCAAATCTGTAAGTAGCTTGTAAAGCCTTAGAACTAGTTTTGATGAAACATCTATTTCTCAAAATCCTTCCAAGGTGTTAGCCTTATTATAGAAGATCACACTCTGATACTAAATGAAGGATTGAGAGGATAACTCCTCAACTCAGGGACATGTTCTCAGATACACTCACACAATAAGAATTAGGAGATATGTAAGGCAAAAAGTGCAGGAATAAAGTAAATAGAAGATACAAAATTTTACGttgaaactccttgctcaagagagaaaaaccacgacctgcctcCAGGATTTCTAAACTCCACTATACTCAAGCAACTTCTTGAATATAGACTCCAAGAATTAACCTCCTAATAATTTATTTCCTAGTAATAACTCCATTATAAGGAAACACAAGCAGTAACTCCACTGCTTTAACCTCTAGCTACCTCTAACAGGACACACCAAGCTAACTCGAGATTGAAACAATCATCTAACTCTAGATGACTAGAAGGGGAAGGTTCACACCTCAAACCCTACTACAATCATAAGAAAATGTAGGCAAACATTTAAGAATAATTTACAAAGATTCAACTAcaacaaggaaataaaaatagaacTCGATGAACAATCAGTTTCCTGCTGCAGTGTTGTCTTTGATTTTTTTGGTTCAAAATATATTTAGTTATGAGAATATGAAAGAATTagttttcttgttgaggaagatgaTCATTATGTATTATGACCCAAGAAAACCTAGGAGAGATCccattggttgaggcaaaaaggTGGCAACAACTTTTCCACCAACTTTGTCCTATGTGTCAGCTGCGACAGTTGATTATGATAGTGACAGGTGAGCCCAACCTGTTCCCTAAGTGGTAACAGCTTTGTCATCAAAAAAATTCAGGAAACAGATTTCAAATTAtaagtttgtcaatcatcaaaactaagtaCTTAACACACACCAAATCGATTATTACATAAACTGAGACTTTCGGCGTTATTTAAGGATGAATTTTAACTATATGACACAATATACTTTAGAGAAAAGGGTTAAATTTATCCTCgttgtcatactttggggccaaatttatcctcgttgtcatactttggggtcaaatttaccccctctactttgaaaaattgactaaatacatccttcgtcatactttgggatCAAATTTACCCTCGATTCCATACTTTGGGGCCATATTTATCCtcattgttaagaaacttttcacttgTACCCTTTTTTAACATAAAAGCCCAAATCAACGTTAAATTacctaatttttgaaaataaatcacATCCTAATCTAATTTGCTCGATCTGAACCACAAAAAACacacaaacaaatatatcccTCCTCAGTTTTGTTGATCGAATTTTTTTCAACGAACAAAAATACTTCTCTTCAACATGCAACGCTGGTAGGTTGTTTACAAATGAACATAATATTAAATGGAATGGGATAATGTAGAAGCATGAAACTAGAAAAAATGTCTATTACAAACTCTACTCTTGTTAGATTATGTTCAAATTTTACAATTTGGTATGTAATTTTATGTGCATCTAGATTTTAGAATCAGTGAATAATTTTTCTGAGCAAATGGCATGATGAAAAATTTGTACAGATCTAAATTGCATataaagatatatgaatgaataGATGTCACGATTGACACATAGGGAgacctcttaactcaatcatcCAGAGAAATATCCAATGAGCTTAATCTATTACATTTGATCGTCAAGTGCAATTTTTCATGAGCTTTGCACTGAAGCAGATCCATGAACTGAGAGACGGATATATTTCTATGTGTTTGAACTGATTCAGATCaatttttcatgagttatgcaCTGATAAATATCCAGTGGCTTAATCTTTTGGAAAAATTCGACCAACAAAATTAAAggggtatatttatttgtattttttttgtggcTCGAGTCACATCGAAGGAGTTAGATTAAGgtgcattttatttttaaaaaatgagacaTTTAACATTTATTTGATCTTTTCTATTAAGAAAAAGTACatatgaaaagtttcttaacaacgaAGGTAAAATTGAccccaaaatatgaaatcaaGGGTAAATTTAACTCCAAAAGTATGACGAAaggtatatttagtcaatttttcaaagtagagggataaatttaaccccaaagtatgacaatGAAGATAAATTTAACCGCAAATTATGACGAGTgatatatttaatcaatttttcaaAGGATAATTTAAGTAACAATCAAACACacataatacaatacaatatttAAACTAACAACTCAATACAATATAAtaggtaacaaccatccaaacacacACAAATAAAAGTTTAGGAAAAGGAACAAGAATATCACATCACTTGTATTACACTACTAAAAAGCCTTAAGTATCTTCAAGATTATTTTATGTAAGTTAACAAAGAGATTTGTGATAATCTCAAGATCCTCAACTTGggataaaatttcttaatatatGAATGTCAGAATAATCCAAAACTTTCTGATTAATAGTAATAAGGCTTAAACACCAAAAAGATCCCAAATCTTTCATTAACAAACAGCTTTATACTAATAACTTAAGGGATACTGAAGACTGTTTAGAACTAAAAGCTCAGGTTCAAGATTGTCCAGGCAAACTAATTTTTCTGATCCACATTAAATATGACATATGTAGAATATGCTCAAGTAGTTTATACAAGTACTGATCATTTAATTATTTGTACTTGTCCCCAGGAACACCTACAAATGTGTGCTTATTTGTCAATAATAATTTAGTGATCGAGTCAAATCTCTCTTAACAACATTATTGGTTTAAAAAAACGTTGGCTGCAATTTGTTAGTCTTCTGCAACGATATTTGTATATTATAAGAAAGATGTCAAATACTAAGCTTAGCCACAGTTAATATAACGAAGAAAAATCTTCTAATGATAAAAACATATGTTCGTACAATATTTTTATCGTCATAAATAGTGCAGTAAAGCATTCTTTTTCGTCATATAATGATAAAAGTATTACCTTagttgaattttaaattacacgatacttgaaaaaagaaagatttaATTTACATACATacgcaatttttttttttttttaactatccATGAAGTTTAATCAGAAATAGTAAATCAGCAACTCTAATTTTATTGAATTATCAATAAATGCATATCAAAAGATATTTGCACTATGTAATTACTTACAAATAACGAGGAGTTTCTGCACTATGTAATTACTTACAAATAACGAGGAGTTTCTTGGAGTAACCGGTAAGTTGTGCCATGTGACCCCTTGTGGTGTTGCGCTTTCCCGGAATTCGCTTATAGCGGAAactttagtttattatttttgtttttttatatctGCAAATAACTTGATTGTGtagatcttttatttatttttatgatgcGAAGGTTGTGCAGATAATTTTACACTAAActctttcaaaaaatacaaaatccaTATACCGAAATTTCTTAAGtactattattttctttttttttttgttgttggagAGGGGGGGCTGAAAGCCAGTAGCActgtttcatataaaaaaaatgttcTTTTCGTCTTTTGCTTGAATATAGCTTCAAAAATTACATCACAAAAGCTTCAATGCATAGCTAGAATTTTTCCCTGGAAGgtcttttatttacttttatggGAAATTTTCTACTACAAAAATGCCATACAGGGGAAAAAGTAACAAAAACAAATATATGAAGTGAAGCAAATCAAGTCAACTTGATGTAGAGCTAATAAGAAGTTTCTGATCCCTCCGTCTCGTTTCTAATCAGAAGTTTCTGATCCCTCGTCTCGTCTCTAATCAGAAATTTCTGATCCGAgcattaaaaatagaaaaatttttaGTAGAAGCCTTTTCGGAGACACCAGAACGAGTGATATCGCTGGATAAAaaacaaacaagcaaaaaaaGGGAAATATACATGGTTAAATTATACTCATAGTAGATGGTAAACCCCTGATGGTTAATATTTCCAGCATCAATTCTTCCCGTTGATCTCTTTCTTGATCTTCTTAATAAAATCATCACACTTCTTATGTAACTCTTCTAATGTTTCTTCtaattcttcttcatcttcttccaaTTCTTCGACAATTTCAATATCATTTTCTTGATAATCTTCGTACAATAGACCCTTCTGGTCCAATTCTTCCTTGGACTCCATGCATAACGGGAACTTTAATGCATCGAGCTGCccctttttttcttcttgattATCAACCTCAGTCATTGTTTCAATttgttcttctttgttttcaatttcaacaactttttcaagaaacacttcttttgtttcttgatttttgtatTCACTTGACTTGAACTCCTTATGGCTTTCTTTGGGGGAGtgttgatgatgatgagaaaTGTTAGTACTAATTAACCCTGAattcttgataatgaaaacaagaATTCCATTGCAAAGAAGGAAAATATAGTTCCTCTCTGAACTATAGGTGAAAAGTTGAATGGAAAAGTAGGAAGAAAATTCATGAAAAGAGTAGAAAAGAGAAGGAAGTAATGAATAGGATTGAGAAAACACCAATGAAAATAAAGAGACAGGCAGCAGAATTTTCATTGCCTTTTTGAGAAAATAGAATTGGCTATTCAAGCTCACCTTTTccatttcttgaaattgaaaaaacaaaaagaaagctCAGAAACTTTGATAAAAATTATAGTTTTCTTGGAAAGTGTTTGGGATTGTTTGCACTTTGCAATGTGTGTGTGTAAGAAAGAGTGGTGAAACACTTAAGATTATATACTAGTTTCATATTTAAAGTCTTGAAGGGGTTGAAAGTTGATTTTCCAAATGTAGCCTTGTGTTTATTAATGGTAGATAGttgagttttggtgttgtttAGAGGTTAGGCCAAGGGGTAGTTTGAGGAAAATAGATAGTCAAGTAGGTCCAACTAATGGTTTTAAGAATATTAATTTGAAAGGACCAGAGTTGGACTTTTGGAAGTTCACCTTGTTAGTTGTCATCATCCATCTTTATTTAAGTCGTTTTAAGAGCTTTATTTGTCCAATTTTATTTGTCGTAGATGGTTGTAGATAcatcaaatttatataaaatttggatttgacccatattttattgagtctaaaatcattttgggctataaaaataataagcctattttattcctcattaaggacttcaaggtccatctcaccttgaggcCCAAACTTATGCCACGTGTtaagtgacgtggcatcccaatcaaattaaagaccaatgagGCAAGGCACACACTCAAATGATGTGGCAAACCAATACAAGTTCAAGAGCCAATAAAACATCGCCAAGTGTCCCAAATGACATAtttttggccaatcacaagcaacttaTCACATGATAAACTTGAAAACTGAATGGACCAATCAGAATGAGGCAGATGAGGTTATTTACACTTGGACTACCTactccctacaactataaataagagGGTTACATAATTTTTTGAGCTCATTCGGTCTGTATTGACTACACAAATCTTTAAAGAATTGACTTACGAAGTTCTGTCCGGATatcaactcgacaagacgaagtgTTATCTGATATTCCCGGAGATCTAATCTcatttctaggaggctcaaatcatccgaAAGTTCGAGAATTACTCTACAAAAGGCCCTCGAATCACGGAAaagcttaggagagaagaattgagagaataacggaattgtactcacaagattactttaaataatttttttttatttttatttatctttgtttgcagttaattttcagcactacgaaaatttattgcaaacaaattttggcacgcctAGTGGGACAAGTTTTGATCTCCATCTCTTCTTTcaacaaatcaaattcaactactGCTATGGACTTCCAAAATACGAAAGATGTCTTATGCAAGAACTCTGCTACTGCCACATCTGATGAGCTCAGCCTTGTTGGTCCCCTCAGTCGGCATAAAGTTAAGACCAGTGGTTGGGACGGATCTGATCTGAATACTTCACTTCTTTGGAGAAGGCAAAAAAGAGCAAATCTCATTTGACGGCTGAAACTGCAACTCCTAGGGGAAATTTGACGTCCTTACTATGTGATGAATTCTCTCAGACTAGAGTCAGTTTTAGTGAATCTGAAGATTTGGCTGATTCACCAGCTTCAACAAAGGTCAACACCTTTATGGCCGACGCAACTGATATGGATGAGAGGTTCGTAATAATGGAACAAACCATTGAAGTTTTGAAGAAATCTGTCGAGGATAAAGATCTTTAAATTGCTCAACTAATGGACAAGTTAGAGCCCTTCGCCCCTGGAGAATCGAGTTACGACCCTGCTTATCCACCCGACTTTACTCTGCAAAATAAGGATGTCGATAAGTCACCTAACAAGATtaaatctcaaaaagaaaagCAGTCTACTTCGGTTGCtactctaacagttcaacaactGCAAGATATAATTGCAAATACCATCAAGGCACAATATGGAGGTCCATTACAGTGTTTTGTAGGATACTTAAAGCTGTATTCTAAGCGAATCGAGGGCTTACCAATGCCAATTTGATATCAACCgccaaagtttcaacaatttGATGGAAAGGGAAATCCAAGGCAACACATTGCTCATTTCGTTGAGACTTGTAGCAGTGCTGACACACATGGTACTCTTCTTATCAAGTAGTTTGTTCGCTCTTTGAAAGGCAACACCTTTGATTGGTACACAGACTTGGAGTCTGAATCAATTGATTATTGGGAGCAACTAGAAAGTCAGTTCCTAAATCATTTCTACAGCACCCGTCGTACGGTTAGCATGATGGAATTGACAAACTcaagacaaagtaaagatgagcctGTAGTGGACTACATAAATCGTTGGCGAACACTGAGTTTCAATTGCAAGGATCAACTTTCTGAAACTTCCACGATTGAAATTTGAATTCAGGGGATGCGTTGGGGCCTTAtgtatatcctccaaggaattaagcctctaagttttgaagaattagctacgcGCGCTCATGACATTGCAAATCATAGAATGACGTCACCTATTTTTGATCCTAGGAAAGCAGTCATGAAATTCAAATACTCATCAGCAGACTAAATTGGGGAATCTATGACGATAATTGTGAGTTTTACGAAGGCTTCCACAAGGcaaaaattaaaagatgaagCTCTAAAGCAATAAATGCAAGAGGTAAAAAATCAATCAACCTTGAAAGAGTTGCAAGCTAGGGTATATCCTTTCCCCGACTCTGAGGTTTATGGAATTCTTGATGAGTTGCTAGCCAAAGAAGTCATTGAACTTCCTAAGTTAAAGCgacttgaaaaatcaaacaaagtTAATGATCCGAAATACTGCAAGTTTCACCGCATTATTGAACATCACACCACAAAATGCTTTATTCTGAAGGAAAAGATCATGACATTAATGCAACAGGGAAAGAT
Coding sequences within:
- the LOC124885647 gene encoding uncharacterized protein LOC124885647; amino-acid sequence: MEKVSLNSQFYFLKKAMKILLPVSLFSLVFSQSYSLLPSLFYSFHEFSSYFSIQLFTYSSERNYIFLLCNGILVFIIKNSGLISTNISHHHQHSPKESHKEFKSSEYKNQETKEVFLEKVVEIENKEEQIETMTEVDNQEEKKGQLDALKFPLCMESKEELDQKGLLYEDYQENDIEIVEELEEDEEELEETLEELHKKCDDFIKKIKKEINGKN